Proteins from a genomic interval of Verrucomicrobiia bacterium:
- a CDS encoding response regulator yields MKPKLLIVDDDRSVLESLTRLLETEQYEVYPARDATEAMDFFNSKPIDLVVLDINLGVDNGWQVFEAMTVKNPFVPTIMITAEWGQRERAVTLGVEGLIEKPIDVPAFLTMIRELLAETTEAKLKRICGNDAYCRYIGRHYEPYLRMLQKRYAAPLRMASRCDVLTDEKPDVDMEWPTVIPASADINGWHAESDRVRTSSVPPQQPHGFYEDDPIARDE; encoded by the coding sequence ATGAAACCCAAATTACTAATAGTTGATGATGATCGTTCAGTTCTTGAATCACTAACGAGGCTGTTGGAGACAGAACAATACGAAGTCTATCCGGCGCGAGATGCCACCGAAGCGATGGATTTCTTCAACTCCAAACCGATTGATCTGGTTGTCCTCGACATCAATCTCGGCGTGGATAACGGCTGGCAAGTCTTCGAGGCGATGACGGTCAAGAATCCTTTTGTGCCGACGATCATGATTACCGCCGAATGGGGACAACGTGAACGGGCGGTAACGCTCGGGGTGGAGGGACTGATTGAAAAGCCGATTGATGTGCCGGCTTTCCTCACAATGATTCGCGAGCTCCTCGCCGAAACCACCGAAGCGAAGTTGAAGCGGATTTGCGGGAACGATGCGTATTGCCGCTACATCGGCCGTCACTACGAACCCTACCTGCGCATGCTGCAGAAGCGCTATGCGGCTCCATTGAGGATGGCATCACGCTGCGACGTTCTGACCGACGAGAAGCCGGACGTTGACATGGAATGGCCGACGGTGATTCCTGCGTCTGCGGACATAAATGGATGGCACGCAGAGTCTGACCGCGTCCGAACCTCATCAGTTCCACCTCAACAACCACACGGCTTCTATGAAGATGATCCAATTGCCCGGGACGAATAA
- a CDS encoding nucleotide exchange factor GrpE, producing the protein MYKEMIPANVVARETRLRTAVNGAKESPAIQGLPASGKEDALLQKELMEWKERCLRLVADFDNFKRRAARESELRALELRNTFVRAVLPVVDNLERALTNGPAHSTEQLREGVQLTLRQLIQALKEHGFTGRDDLGQAFDPRYHEAVCVRSEPMRPDHVILEVWQRGWLQGESLFRPAKVVVNDLKHSNPTEQ; encoded by the coding sequence ATGTATAAAGAGATGATACCAGCAAATGTCGTTGCCCGCGAAACGCGATTGCGGACGGCGGTAAACGGGGCGAAAGAGTCTCCCGCAATTCAGGGGTTGCCGGCCTCTGGGAAGGAAGATGCGCTGCTTCAGAAGGAACTGATGGAATGGAAGGAGCGTTGTCTCCGGCTCGTCGCGGACTTCGACAATTTCAAAAGGCGGGCGGCGCGCGAGAGCGAACTTCGTGCCTTGGAATTGAGAAACACGTTTGTTCGTGCAGTGCTGCCGGTCGTGGACAATTTGGAGCGTGCGTTGACCAATGGCCCGGCGCATTCGACGGAACAACTGCGCGAGGGCGTTCAGTTGACGCTGCGCCAGTTGATACAGGCGCTGAAGGAACATGGCTTCACGGGACGCGATGATCTCGGGCAGGCATTCGACCCACGCTATCATGAGGCGGTTTGCGTCCGCTCCGAACCGATGCGACCGGATCATGTCATTCTTGAAGTGTGGCAGCGCGGCTGGTTGCAAGGAGAATCGCTGTTTCGCCCGGCCAAAGTGGTCGTGAATGACCTGAAACACAGCAACCCGACAGAGCAGTAA
- a CDS encoding response regulator — MKYQHANKRILVVSDDPSAREALGEMLRAADFNVLLAENGRSAVRTLMANPVSVIVLDFRTRFDAEDSRLKKSKTLSALTDVDPFLPVILTSDVGVELDHETALMADLVLKHPVESSALFDGIETLLGESLRERVYRKSDYIATLR; from the coding sequence ATGAAATACCAACACGCAAATAAGCGAATACTTGTGGTAAGTGATGATCCCTCCGCCCGCGAGGCATTGGGAGAAATGCTGCGAGCGGCCGATTTCAACGTCCTGCTCGCTGAAAACGGACGGAGCGCCGTAAGAACGCTCATGGCAAATCCGGTCAGCGTCATTGTCCTGGATTTCCGAACCCGCTTCGACGCGGAGGATTCCAGGTTGAAAAAATCAAAGACGCTGTCGGCTTTGACGGATGTCGATCCATTCCTTCCGGTGATTCTTACCAGCGATGTCGGCGTCGAATTGGACCACGAGACGGCGTTGATGGCGGACTTGGTGTTGAAACATCCGGTGGAATCTTCAGCACTGTTTGATGGGATCGAAACGCTGCTCGGGGAATCGTTGAGGGAGCGCGTTTATCGGAAATCGGATTACATCGCGACTCTGCGTTGA
- the dps gene encoding DNA starvation/stationary phase protection protein Dps has protein sequence MSQKTDTSQPSRTAVRGVRMTETEIDETLAESFPASDPPSWTLGIDAEQLKEMTMKNKLNQTKNDLAEQTRCKMIEVLNQHLAAALDLHSQAKQAHWNVKGPIFFSLHELFDKVAEELDGVADEIAERAVALGGVAFGTVRVAASNSLLSEYPLDISAGRAHVEALSSPLAGFGKSVRKAIETATNAGDADTADLFTEVSRGIDKLLWFVEAHAHQ, from the coding sequence ATGAGTCAAAAAACAGACACGTCCCAGCCGTCGCGGACTGCCGTGCGCGGAGTAAGAATGACCGAAACGGAGATCGACGAGACTTTGGCGGAATCATTCCCGGCGAGCGACCCGCCGTCGTGGACACTCGGCATTGACGCCGAGCAACTAAAGGAAATGACTATGAAGAACAAACTCAACCAAACCAAAAACGATCTCGCGGAGCAAACGCGCTGTAAGATGATCGAAGTCTTGAATCAACATCTGGCCGCCGCGCTTGATCTCCATTCTCAGGCCAAGCAGGCGCATTGGAACGTGAAGGGACCAATTTTCTTCTCGCTTCACGAGCTCTTCGACAAGGTGGCCGAGGAACTGGATGGGGTCGCTGACGAAATCGCGGAGCGCGCGGTAGCGCTTGGCGGAGTCGCGTTCGGGACCGTGCGAGTCGCGGCGAGCAACTCATTGTTGAGTGAGTATCCGCTCGATATCAGCGCGGGCCGTGCACACGTTGAAGCCCTATCCAGCCCATTGGCCGGGTTTGGCAAGTCCGTTCGTAAAGCCATTGAAACGGCGACCAATGCAGGCGACGCCGATACCGCCGATCTATTCACCGAAGTTTCGCGGGGCATCGACAAATTGCTTTGGTTCGTCGAAGCACACGCCCACCAGTGA
- a CDS encoding universal stress protein codes for MNIVCGTDFSVHGNKAVLASAVLAARQGGTLSLVHVLDARHYANPSTELMKHLRDSRKKKLDALADRARRRAAKVATHLLEGSPALKLTEFASKAAAQLLVVSANGQIAPAKWFVGSVTDQVVQAADIPTLVVRDAATIEAWAYGKRPLNILIAYDFSGSAEAALRWAASLREIGPCEISVAYVASAASERGCLGVAPPMSPLYYPSGLKKFLEQELRQKCDAVFGEGMAGVSVVADWGRPDSHLIELAGDARMDLIVIGTSRRRGVERLGSVSRALVHYAHMNVACIPVPLAGTPPVSWPQFERVLVPLDFSESDEKAVALAFASVRPGGEVHLVHVIPRGRRNGHTTRRPECRVESSQDFSARMEALVPKAARGGGIRTRAEVVEHNEPALAICRIADQFDADLICMAARKRPWFHETLFGSVSQRVVVRSGRPVLMTRYPGREPGGQTLVETLTKNGG; via the coding sequence ATGAATATCGTTTGTGGAACTGACTTTTCCGTTCACGGCAACAAGGCAGTCCTGGCATCGGCGGTGTTGGCCGCACGACAGGGCGGCACGCTGTCCCTGGTGCATGTGCTTGATGCACGGCACTACGCAAATCCCTCGACCGAACTGATGAAGCACCTGCGGGACAGTCGCAAAAAAAAGCTGGATGCTTTGGCCGACCGCGCCCGTCGGAGAGCGGCAAAAGTCGCAACGCATCTACTCGAAGGGTCACCCGCCCTGAAGCTCACGGAGTTCGCGAGCAAGGCCGCGGCCCAATTGCTGGTCGTGTCTGCCAACGGGCAGATTGCACCGGCGAAGTGGTTTGTGGGGAGTGTGACTGATCAAGTAGTGCAGGCCGCAGATATTCCGACCCTTGTGGTTCGTGACGCAGCCACCATCGAGGCGTGGGCTTACGGAAAGCGTCCGCTCAACATCCTGATCGCGTATGATTTCTCTGGCAGCGCGGAAGCGGCGCTGCGTTGGGCAGCTTCGCTGCGTGAGATTGGACCCTGCGAAATTTCGGTTGCATACGTCGCATCAGCAGCCAGTGAACGGGGCTGCCTGGGTGTGGCACCACCGATGTCTCCACTATATTACCCGTCGGGACTCAAGAAGTTTCTGGAGCAGGAACTGAGGCAAAAGTGTGACGCCGTATTCGGCGAGGGCATGGCCGGAGTCTCCGTGGTGGCTGACTGGGGTCGCCCGGACTCGCATTTGATCGAGCTGGCTGGTGACGCCCGGATGGACCTGATCGTCATCGGCACGAGCCGGCGTCGGGGGGTGGAGCGCCTCGGCTCCGTTTCAAGGGCCCTGGTGCATTATGCGCACATGAACGTTGCCTGCATCCCAGTTCCGCTGGCTGGCACACCTCCGGTCAGCTGGCCTCAATTTGAACGGGTGCTTGTGCCGCTCGATTTCTCCGAATCCGACGAGAAGGCAGTGGCGTTGGCTTTTGCCTCGGTGCGTCCGGGTGGAGAAGTGCATTTGGTCCATGTCATTCCCCGGGGGCGACGTAACGGACACACAACTCGCAGACCGGAGTGCCGTGTCGAATCGTCACAAGACTTTTCGGCCCGCATGGAAGCGCTCGTTCCGAAAGCGGCACGGGGAGGAGGAATCAGGACGCGCGCAGAAGTTGTGGAGCACAATGAGCCGGCCTTGGCCATTTGCCGGATTGCCGATCAATTCGATGCCGACCTGATCTGCATGGCGGCCCGCAAGCGCCCGTGGTTCCACGAAACGCTGTTTGGCTCGGTTTCGCAGCGCGTGGTGGTTCGCAGCGGACGCCCCGTATTGATGACGCGCTATCCTGGACGTGAGCCTGGCGGCCAGACGCTGGTCGAAACCTTGACCAAAAATGGAGGCTGA
- a CDS encoding universal stress protein encodes MKKHLKLSNRLSAPSWTEAQATKNEPRSPHRPGEPAINGSVELKTILVPVDFSPGALHALDFAVSLARRLGSSIMLVHVMDSIYVSGRFGSRRLRSLRAEAHEESKRLLAALAKCRVRPHVPVQHRLLSGLPGAKIVEMSLKTGADLIVMGSEGRIGVKRFLIGSMAERVIRDAHCPVLVVRDRFHREPESRP; translated from the coding sequence ATGAAAAAGCATTTGAAACTTTCCAATCGCTTGTCTGCGCCATCGTGGACCGAAGCTCAGGCCACAAAAAACGAACCCCGTTCACCCCACCGGCCAGGAGAGCCAGCAATCAACGGCAGCGTGGAACTGAAAACAATCCTCGTGCCGGTGGATTTTTCGCCGGGCGCGCTCCATGCGCTTGACTTTGCGGTATCGTTGGCCCGACGCCTGGGCTCATCCATCATGCTCGTGCATGTGATGGACTCAATTTATGTTTCAGGACGCTTCGGTTCGCGGCGCTTGCGCTCACTTCGCGCGGAAGCGCATGAAGAATCCAAACGCCTCCTGGCGGCATTGGCCAAGTGCCGTGTCCGACCACATGTTCCGGTCCAACACCGGTTGCTCAGCGGATTGCCCGGCGCGAAAATTGTCGAAATGTCCCTGAAAACCGGCGCTGACCTGATCGTGATGGGCAGCGAAGGTCGCATCGGGGTGAAACGATTCTTGATTGGGAGTATGGCTGAAAGAGTCATTCGCGACGCGCACTGTCCTGTCCTTGTCGTGCGAGACAGGTTTCACCGTGAGCCGGAGAGCAGGCCATGA
- a CDS encoding universal stress protein: MISPTNIEPDHRATAFGTLPNGIRASSAEPTAESPKNGERWLAVVGSEDTKSHCLSFARQFAKGETEIHWVKPLGLHSANEVRRLAIALDVDWLCMVTRRGKARMSLFLRGDVERNLRAAPCPIFCIPESYPPTGASPSANRDAMPIRRVLAPINLSSSGRRQVENAVAVAERFGARLDLLGVQEHMRNPDFLRTVGQREKKRLQIQAVKKELSNLADEVIPNRMRGRILANVGFPLFYATTSRARELNSGLVVLAVPSRLWINQGRIDVSTERILHGAGCPVICIPEHRKLTRSGRPVRSQVRRRHRRKDRHARPHLSSRDAIRALPERNRAMRHWSAALTTNPKRFDAYETQITNS, translated from the coding sequence ATGATCTCGCCAACCAACATAGAACCCGACCATCGAGCGACTGCGTTTGGAACATTGCCGAACGGCATCAGGGCCTCGTCGGCGGAGCCAACTGCCGAGTCTCCGAAAAACGGGGAGCGCTGGCTGGCGGTTGTGGGTTCGGAAGACACAAAATCGCACTGCCTCAGCTTTGCCCGGCAATTCGCCAAAGGTGAAACTGAGATTCATTGGGTAAAACCTTTGGGTCTGCATTCCGCAAATGAGGTGCGCCGCCTGGCGATCGCGCTTGATGTGGACTGGCTCTGTATGGTTACGCGACGTGGAAAGGCGCGGATGTCGCTGTTCCTGCGGGGTGATGTTGAGAGAAATCTGCGGGCGGCGCCGTGCCCAATATTCTGCATTCCGGAATCATACCCGCCAACTGGTGCGAGCCCGTCAGCGAACCGGGATGCGATGCCGATTCGTCGCGTTCTGGCTCCGATAAATCTCTCGTCGTCAGGTCGGCGTCAGGTGGAGAACGCGGTTGCGGTGGCGGAGCGCTTCGGAGCCAGGCTTGATCTGCTGGGTGTTCAGGAACATATGCGGAACCCTGACTTTTTGCGGACCGTCGGTCAGCGTGAAAAGAAGCGGTTGCAAATCCAAGCTGTCAAAAAAGAACTGTCGAACCTGGCGGATGAAGTGATTCCGAACCGCATGCGCGGCCGCATCCTGGCCAACGTGGGTTTTCCACTCTTTTATGCGACCACCTCCAGGGCTCGGGAGCTCAATTCCGGGCTGGTCGTGCTCGCCGTGCCGTCACGACTGTGGATCAATCAAGGGCGAATTGACGTAAGCACCGAGAGGATTCTGCACGGAGCCGGATGCCCGGTAATCTGCATTCCTGAGCACCGCAAACTCACCAGGAGTGGGCGCCCCGTTCGGAGTCAAGTTCGACGACGCCATCGGCGTAAGGACCGGCACGCTCGGCCGCACCTCTCATCGAGAGACGCGATCAGGGCCTTGCCAGAGCGAAACAGAGCCATGCGGCACTGGTCAGCTGCTCTCACCACCAATCCCAAACGTTTTGATGCTTATGAAACCCAAATTACTAATAGTTGA
- the gdhA gene encoding NADP-specific glutamate dehydrogenase: MKSSKELTKTLDLLKARYPAEPEFHQAVAEVLTTIWPFVQSCPKYQAAGIVERLIEPERAILFRVSWMDRHGAVQVNRGYRVQMNSAIGPYKGGLRFHPTVTLGTLKFLAFEQVLKNALTTLPLGGAKGGSDFDPKGKSDEEVMRFCQAFMSELYRHLGDDVDVPGGDIGVGAREIGYLFGQYRRLTAEFSGSFTGKGLYWGGSRIREEATGYGLIYFVEEMLRTRGNSINKKVIAISGSGNVAQYAAERAIAVGAKVITLSDSDGFIHDPEGLNEEKLAFVKDLKNVRRGRIRDYAQKFKCHYYPGKRPWGAKCQIALPCATQNELDGHDAADLLKHGCICVAEGANMPCTHDAIAAFVDGKTLFGPGKAANAGGVSVSGLEMTQNSLRLQWTRDEVDRRLREIMRAIHTQCVRFGEQKGFVNYVVGANIAGFRKVAEAMLEQGVI; this comes from the coding sequence ATGAAAAGCTCAAAAGAACTGACAAAGACTCTGGACCTCCTCAAGGCGCGGTATCCTGCCGAGCCGGAGTTTCATCAGGCAGTGGCCGAGGTGCTCACCACGATCTGGCCCTTTGTCCAAAGTTGTCCGAAGTATCAAGCCGCCGGGATTGTCGAGCGACTCATCGAACCGGAACGGGCGATTTTGTTCCGGGTTTCATGGATGGATCGCCACGGAGCGGTGCAGGTGAATCGTGGCTACCGGGTCCAGATGAACAGTGCAATCGGTCCCTACAAGGGCGGCCTTCGGTTTCATCCCACGGTGACATTGGGCACGCTCAAGTTTCTCGCTTTCGAGCAGGTTCTCAAGAATGCCCTTACCACCCTGCCGCTGGGCGGGGCCAAGGGCGGCTCGGATTTCGATCCCAAGGGCAAATCGGACGAAGAAGTCATGCGCTTTTGCCAGGCGTTCATGAGCGAGTTGTATCGGCACTTGGGCGATGACGTGGATGTGCCGGGTGGCGACATCGGTGTGGGCGCCCGTGAGATCGGTTATCTCTTCGGGCAATACCGACGTTTGACCGCGGAATTCAGCGGCTCATTTACCGGCAAGGGGCTTTATTGGGGCGGCAGCCGGATTCGTGAGGAGGCCACCGGCTATGGCTTGATTTACTTCGTCGAAGAAATGCTTCGGACACGCGGCAATTCGATCAACAAGAAGGTCATCGCCATCTCCGGTTCGGGCAACGTGGCTCAATACGCCGCAGAGCGCGCGATCGCCGTGGGCGCGAAGGTTATCACCCTTTCCGACTCCGACGGGTTCATTCATGACCCGGAAGGATTGAATGAAGAAAAGCTGGCGTTTGTGAAAGATCTGAAAAACGTCCGGCGCGGCCGGATCCGGGATTACGCTCAGAAATTCAAGTGTCATTATTATCCGGGCAAGCGGCCCTGGGGCGCGAAATGCCAGATCGCCCTGCCTTGCGCGACGCAGAACGAATTGGACGGACATGATGCCGCTGACTTGCTGAAGCACGGTTGCATCTGCGTCGCGGAAGGCGCGAACATGCCCTGCACTCATGACGCCATTGCCGCCTTCGTTGATGGGAAAACCCTGTTCGGTCCGGGCAAAGCGGCCAATGCCGGCGGCGTGTCGGTGAGCGGGCTGGAGATGACGCAGAACAGCCTGCGGCTGCAATGGACACGCGATGAGGTGGACCGTCGGCTTCGGGAAATCATGCGGGCCATCCACACTCAATGCGTGCGGTTCGGCGAGCAGAAAGGCTTCGTCAACTATGTAGTTGGCGCCAACATCGCCGGATTCCGCAAGGTGGCCGAGGCCATGCTCGAACAGGGCGTAATTTGA
- a CDS encoding DUF2238 domain-containing protein, which produces MNAVATTPDNANLSPVKAAGRRIHRSLTLALQLVMLAGLGVSIYEQQWLNSAAISGILLLTALPMVILRRLEIYIPLEFELLTISFIFAALFLGETQGFYGRFWWWDLALHTTSGVLLGILGFLLVYVLNETPRLDMHMRPGFIAFFAFCFALTVGALWEVFEFTMDKLAGTNMQKPFLGDPSGLTDTMWDMIVDALGALAVALAGYLYMKRGMTSFIVPWIQRFIAGNPQLFKRGWGLGSRPPVDDANDAAFGRKSLCRGIRVQPERACAGGEGVFE; this is translated from the coding sequence ATGAATGCCGTCGCCACAACGCCAGACAATGCCAACCTCTCTCCCGTCAAAGCGGCCGGGCGCCGAATTCATCGCAGTCTCACACTTGCACTCCAGTTGGTCATGCTCGCCGGGCTGGGAGTCTCAATCTATGAACAGCAGTGGTTGAACTCAGCGGCGATCAGTGGGATTCTGTTGTTGACCGCGCTGCCAATGGTGATTTTGCGTCGGCTGGAGATCTATATCCCACTGGAATTTGAACTCCTCACGATCAGTTTTATCTTTGCAGCCCTCTTCCTCGGTGAAACACAGGGCTTTTACGGACGGTTTTGGTGGTGGGATCTCGCGCTGCACACGACTTCCGGCGTGCTTTTGGGCATACTCGGATTCCTGCTTGTTTATGTTCTTAACGAGACTCCACGACTGGACATGCACATGCGGCCTGGGTTTATTGCGTTCTTCGCGTTCTGCTTTGCGCTCACGGTCGGCGCGCTGTGGGAAGTGTTTGAGTTTACGATGGACAAGCTTGCGGGCACGAACATGCAAAAACCGTTTCTGGGCGACCCTTCCGGCCTCACCGATACGATGTGGGACATGATCGTGGATGCACTCGGCGCGCTCGCGGTCGCACTGGCTGGCTACCTATACATGAAGCGGGGCATGACATCTTTCATTGTGCCCTGGATTCAACGGTTCATTGCAGGCAACCCACAACTGTTCAAGCGGGGCTGGGGGCTCGGCAGTCGTCCTCCGGTGGACGATGCGAATGATGCCGCATTTGGGCGGAAAAGCCTTTGTCGCGGCATCCGTGTCCAACCTGAGCGGGCCTGCGCCGGCGGTGAAGGAGTTTTTGAATGA
- a CDS encoding universal stress protein codes for MKIVCGTDFSIHARQAADVAAALAGRSKTTLRLMHGVEPAAVEFLPQTAIDHLRERLRQKIVTEGNRLRSTGVDVMESVALGRPHEMLANAAQSSKADLVVVSTIGPVSPSRWLVGSVAEKTAQLSQVPTLVVRDHESLLAWAKGGRTLKVFVGYDFSASSDAALRWVASLGQIGNCRITVTYVSWPPKETWRFGVGGYAPLTENDLAVRTLLERDLKERCVQVFGKRRPKLRVIANWGPVDEKLIELAKAEAADLIVLGTNQRRGLSRFWLGSVSRGVLHHAPTNVVCVPAADEPKSAEEGIPAYRRVLVPTDFSKQGNRAITFAYGAAPRGGEVCLVHVIPPTGGFRPEAEDKEGPKAKRMQELMARLEALVPEEARLRGIRSRVEIVEHQHLDAAISQAAERFAADLICIGSRGRSGLKRKLLGSVTEKLMRRSSRPVLVIRE; via the coding sequence ATGAAAATTGTATGTGGAACGGACTTTTCGATTCATGCGAGGCAGGCTGCCGACGTGGCCGCCGCACTTGCGGGTCGCAGTAAGACCACGCTTCGGTTAATGCACGGCGTGGAGCCGGCTGCGGTGGAGTTTCTTCCCCAAACCGCCATCGATCATTTGCGCGAGCGACTGCGCCAAAAAATCGTGACCGAAGGAAATCGCCTGCGTTCGACTGGAGTTGACGTGATGGAAAGCGTGGCGCTCGGTCGCCCGCATGAGATGCTGGCCAATGCCGCGCAATCGTCGAAGGCTGACTTGGTGGTTGTCTCCACCATCGGGCCGGTGTCGCCCAGCCGATGGCTGGTCGGCAGTGTCGCGGAAAAGACCGCCCAACTCTCGCAAGTTCCGACCCTGGTGGTGCGCGACCATGAGTCGTTGCTGGCCTGGGCCAAAGGCGGACGGACGCTCAAGGTGTTTGTTGGCTATGATTTCTCGGCGAGTTCGGACGCGGCGCTTCGTTGGGTGGCGTCATTGGGGCAAATCGGAAACTGTCGCATAACCGTCACCTACGTTTCCTGGCCGCCGAAGGAAACCTGGCGGTTTGGCGTCGGTGGTTACGCCCCTTTGACTGAGAATGACCTGGCAGTCCGGACATTACTGGAGCGCGATCTCAAGGAACGCTGCGTGCAGGTCTTCGGCAAAAGAAGGCCAAAGCTTCGCGTCATTGCCAATTGGGGGCCGGTGGATGAAAAGCTCATCGAACTGGCGAAAGCCGAAGCGGCAGACTTGATCGTGCTCGGCACCAATCAACGGCGCGGCTTGAGCCGATTCTGGCTCGGCTCCGTTTCGCGCGGCGTCCTTCACCACGCGCCGACGAATGTGGTGTGCGTCCCCGCTGCGGATGAACCGAAATCCGCCGAAGAAGGTATTCCTGCTTACCGGAGGGTGTTGGTGCCGACGGATTTCTCGAAACAAGGCAATCGGGCCATCACTTTCGCCTATGGCGCCGCACCACGCGGCGGAGAGGTGTGCCTGGTTCACGTCATTCCGCCCACTGGCGGGTTCAGGCCGGAAGCCGAAGACAAGGAGGGGCCCAAGGCGAAGCGCATGCAGGAGTTGATGGCCCGGTTGGAGGCTTTGGTTCCGGAGGAGGCGCGGCTTCGGGGAATTCGGAGCCGGGTCGAGATCGTGGAGCATCAACATCTGGATGCGGCGATCAGTCAGGCGGCCGAGCGATTCGCGGCGGACCTCATCTGCATCGGATCTCGGGGCCGTTCCGGCCTCAAGAGGAAACTGCTGGGTTCAGTCACGGAAAAGTTGATGAGGCGTAGCAGCCGCCCGGTTCTGGTCATCCGCGAATGA
- a CDS encoding nucleoside monophosphate kinase, with translation MKKKNAVILFGPPGSGKTSVVRSLTINRRVSIIETGNLLEREVRLGTSAGQQIKLDKAAGNLVSTDVVIDIVVAELKEVQGEVVLFDGFPRHLEQVEVFFQLLKRHRLKLCSVLVLTLDLKTAAQRIAGRRFCSGCGALYNLHTNPPKVARKCDSCKRQLLRRPDDRPEIVRRRFGTYRRETVPVIEFFKRKHAGLYWEASAAAPISEVGSRLSKQLERCVERKAIQGQREPHAVESSRQKP, from the coding sequence ATGAAAAAGAAAAACGCCGTCATACTGTTTGGACCACCCGGCAGCGGGAAGACCTCCGTGGTGAGGTCACTCACCATCAATCGCCGCGTTTCCATCATCGAAACGGGAAATCTGTTGGAGCGGGAGGTTCGACTTGGAACTTCGGCTGGCCAGCAGATCAAGCTGGACAAAGCCGCCGGAAACTTGGTGTCAACGGACGTGGTCATTGACATTGTTGTGGCGGAATTAAAGGAAGTTCAGGGTGAGGTTGTCCTGTTCGACGGGTTTCCCCGCCATCTGGAGCAAGTGGAAGTCTTCTTTCAATTATTGAAAAGGCACCGCCTGAAACTCTGCTCCGTGCTGGTTTTGACTTTGGACCTCAAGACAGCCGCGCAGCGGATTGCGGGGCGTCGTTTTTGTTCGGGGTGCGGCGCTCTTTACAATCTGCACACGAATCCCCCAAAGGTCGCCAGGAAGTGTGATTCATGCAAACGACAACTCCTCCGGCGACCGGATGACCGGCCGGAAATCGTCCGCCGTCGGTTTGGCACGTATCGGCGGGAAACCGTTCCGGTAATCGAGTTCTTCAAGCGCAAGCACGCGGGTCTTTATTGGGAAGCATCGGCTGCGGCCCCCATCAGCGAGGTTGGTAGCCGCTTGAGCAAGCAGCTGGAGAGATGCGTTGAACGCAAAGCTATTCAAGGGCAACGCGAACCACATGCGGTTGAATCTTCCAGGCAGAAACCGTGA